Proteins found in one Oncorhynchus mykiss isolate Arlee chromosome 3, USDA_OmykA_1.1, whole genome shotgun sequence genomic segment:
- the LOC110510221 gene encoding apolipoprotein C-II-like encodes MERRNNLSDIMNKLLVITVLFTLLGLNAQGLRLPRQAEEGTPEEPAADVAEADGAQGTLENLTSAVESYYETSISTASSWLDSIKGLKLEEKAKNAFVDTSMVVRTYSGILQDQVYHILYQQ; translated from the exons ATCTGAGTGACATCATGAACAAGCTTCTGGTCATCACTGTGCTCTTCACTCTTCTGGGCCTCa ATGCTCAGGGCCTCCGTCTGCCTAGGCAAGCTGAGGAGGGTACGCCTGAGGAACCGGCCGCTGATGTTGCCGAGGCTGATGGAGCGCAGGGAACCCTGGAAAATCTGACCAGCGCCGTCGAGAGCTACTACGAAACATCCATCAGCACCGCCTCTAGCTGGCTGGACAGCATCAAGGGTCTGAAGCTGGAGGAGAAGGCCAa GAATGCCTTTGTTGATACCAGCATGGTGGTGAGGACCTATTCCGGCATCCTGCAGGACCAGGTCTACCACATCTTATACCAACAGTAA